In a genomic window of Narcine bancroftii isolate sNarBan1 chromosome 7, sNarBan1.hap1, whole genome shotgun sequence:
- the LOC138740017 gene encoding LOW QUALITY PROTEIN: ras-related protein Rab-20-like (The sequence of the model RefSeq protein was modified relative to this genomic sequence to represent the inferred CDS: inserted 2 bases in 1 codon): MGQREVGRKSRRISCELWEDFVPACFRFSDHGNSAKSEQHRSRTGRPHHDEADGKVVILGAVNVGKSSLLQRYIERRFQDTLSTVAXRLLLKHWGPHSISIWDTAGREEYHGLGSMYCRGAAAVILTYDVTSRQSLRELENRFLTLTDSAQPDCIFAVAGNKCDLTDECAPPQAAARREDAIRLYEQLVRYRMLAEQEVPAAETMCFETSAKTGHNVDLLFETVLEQVAAGIARNSRQRSQTVELRHSAEPERPRTACCT; this comes from the exons ATGGGACAgcgggagg TGGGCCGAAAATCGCGGAGAATTAGTTGCGAACTTTGGGAAGACTTTGTTCCGGCCTGTTTCCGTTTTTCTGACCACGGAAACTCGGCGAAGAGTGAGCAGCACCGATCCCGGACCGGGCGGCCGCACCATGATGAAGCGGACGGCAAGGTCGTAATCCTGGGCGCGGTGAACGTGGGCAAGAGCTCGCTGCTCCAGCGCTACATCGAGCGGCGCTTCCAAGACACCCTCAGCACAGTGGC CCGCCTTCTTCTCAAGCACTGGGGCCCCCACAGCATCTCCATCTGGGATACGGCGG GCCGAGAGGAGTACCACGGGCTCGGCTCCATGTACTGCCGGGGAGCGGCCGCCGTCATCCTCACCTACGACGTGACGAGCCGGCAGAGCCTGCGGGAGCTGGAGAACCGCTTCCTGACGTTGACCGACTCGGCGCAGCCCGACTGCATCTTCGCCGTGGCCGGCAATAAATGCGACCTGACCGACGAGTGCGCGCCGCCGCAGGCTGCAGCGCGGAGGGAAGACGCCATCCGCCTGTACGAACAGCTGGTTCGGTATCGGATGCTGGCGGAGCAGGAGGTGCCCGCCGCCGAGACCATGTGCTTCGAGACCAGCGCCAAGACCGGCCACAACGTTGACCTGCTGTTCGAGACCGTCCTGGAGCAGGTGGCGGCAGGGATCGCCAGGAACTCGAGGCAGCGGTCCCAGACCGTGGAGCTGAGGCACAGCGCCGAGCCGGAGCGGCCCCGAACGGCCTGCTGCACCTAG